One Pectobacterium colocasium DNA segment encodes these proteins:
- the cpaB gene encoding Flp pilus assembly protein CpaB: MKVNSTYVLSGALVLAGIVALVVRSHLSSEPPPPPPVVVKAPEKTAVLVAARDLHPGDFIDPASLRWQETDQSVSRSFNFVRGKDSQSLLLGATLRETVAEGAPLTSNVLVKPNEPGFVAAVLRKGMRAISVPTSAIASNAGLVSAGDRVDVILSMRRDDQSELPASRNQPVVMPLLASQTIVRDLRVLALNDRTGTPVYPRLDAMEDGAALDATAKSREPAVRSRPATYQTVTLEVTPQQAEELAVAKELGILHLALRSADLDDEVDPATGRPHVTTVPRATDIYGVLSAGSGERKVKIYRAEQKDVVTFPSR; this comes from the coding sequence ATGAAAGTGAACTCTACATACGTACTGTCAGGCGCGCTCGTTCTGGCAGGCATTGTTGCGCTGGTGGTACGTAGCCATCTCTCTTCGGAACCCCCTCCGCCACCTCCTGTAGTGGTGAAAGCGCCGGAAAAAACGGCTGTTCTGGTGGCTGCGAGAGATCTTCATCCTGGTGATTTCATTGATCCTGCCTCACTGCGCTGGCAGGAGACAGATCAATCGGTTTCCCGATCATTTAACTTTGTTCGTGGCAAAGACAGCCAGTCTCTGCTGCTGGGCGCAACGCTGCGTGAAACCGTGGCGGAAGGTGCGCCGCTGACCAGTAATGTATTGGTTAAGCCAAATGAGCCGGGCTTTGTCGCCGCTGTGTTGCGTAAAGGGATGCGGGCTATCTCCGTTCCTACAAGCGCTATCGCGAGCAATGCCGGACTAGTGTCGGCTGGCGATCGTGTTGATGTGATCCTCAGCATGAGGCGAGACGATCAGTCTGAGCTACCCGCAAGCCGTAACCAGCCTGTCGTGATGCCACTGTTGGCGTCACAAACCATCGTTCGCGATTTACGCGTATTGGCGCTGAATGACAGAACCGGTACGCCGGTATACCCACGTTTGGATGCGATGGAAGATGGCGCGGCGCTTGATGCCACGGCTAAAAGCCGTGAGCCCGCCGTGCGCTCCCGTCCTGCCACCTACCAAACCGTTACGCTGGAAGTGACGCCTCAGCAGGCTGAAGAACTCGCCGTTGCCAAAGAACTGGGCATTCTGCATTTGGCGCTACGCAGTGCCGATTTGGATGATGAGGTCGATCCCGCGACAGGGCGACCCCATGTGACCACGGTTCCGCGCGCGACCGATATCTACGGGGTGCTATCAGCAGGATCTGGTGAACGCAAAGTGAAAATCTATCGCGCTGAGCAAAAAGACGTGGTGACGTTCCCCTCCCGATAA
- a CDS encoding type II and III secretion system protein family protein, whose amino-acid sequence MTMFSLFLKSDFRGTCKRLLTASLFNAVLPVTLTTMMLPVATLAAGVSVAPVTDEVRLTVNQGRLLHLNALPDSVLVADPNIASFELPSPGNLFVYAKSVGTTTLYAMDENGNVINAIRLVSEHDLKALGERMKREFPGADIQLEASIPSGVIVRGSVDTPQDAKRVIDSIQAYISASSGGGQGGGGGGGEKLPGSSETSGKVINQLKIKTPSQINIQVRVVEVSRKLTSELGFNWAASLSTGSGNMSAGSGSRLNLFNATTGRFSNPTDAGFLNFGRSRLSGLLTAMNQQGMATVLAEPNLTAMSGETAAFAAGGEVPIVLVTNNSVSIDYKSYGVILRMTPTLLSANRISLHIAPEVSELTDVGSVQLEGGSRIPALTVRRADTTVELASGQSFALAGMLRSAGSQTINGVPGLSSVPMFGRLFESEATSQEETELVIIATAYVVEPVNAGDLQTPGQGVKMLDASMPRSASVGYLY is encoded by the coding sequence ATGACGATGTTTTCGCTGTTTTTGAAATCGGACTTTCGGGGTACGTGCAAACGGTTGCTGACCGCTAGCCTCTTTAATGCGGTATTGCCTGTCACGCTGACGACGATGATGTTGCCTGTGGCTACGCTGGCTGCTGGCGTCTCTGTTGCCCCTGTCACGGATGAAGTGCGTTTGACCGTGAATCAGGGACGATTGTTACATCTCAATGCGCTGCCGGACAGCGTGCTGGTGGCCGATCCGAATATCGCCAGTTTTGAACTGCCTTCACCGGGTAATCTGTTTGTCTACGCCAAAAGCGTCGGCACTACCACGCTCTATGCGATGGATGAAAATGGCAATGTCATCAACGCGATTCGCCTGGTGTCCGAGCATGATTTGAAAGCGCTGGGTGAACGCATGAAGCGTGAATTCCCCGGTGCGGATATCCAACTGGAAGCCTCGATTCCGAGCGGTGTGATTGTACGCGGTAGCGTTGATACCCCGCAGGATGCCAAGCGCGTCATCGACAGCATACAAGCTTACATCAGTGCATCTTCCGGTGGTGGTCAAGGCGGCGGTGGAGGCGGTGGCGAGAAATTGCCGGGTTCCAGCGAAACGTCCGGCAAGGTGATCAATCAGCTCAAAATCAAAACGCCTTCGCAAATCAATATTCAGGTGCGTGTTGTGGAAGTCTCTCGCAAGCTGACCAGTGAACTGGGCTTCAACTGGGCGGCATCGTTGAGCACCGGTAGCGGCAACATGAGCGCGGGCAGCGGATCGCGTCTGAACTTGTTTAATGCCACGACCGGACGGTTTTCTAACCCAACGGATGCGGGTTTCCTGAACTTCGGACGCTCCAGATTGAGTGGATTATTAACCGCCATGAATCAACAGGGCATGGCAACGGTATTGGCTGAACCTAATCTGACGGCGATGTCCGGGGAAACGGCGGCGTTTGCCGCGGGTGGCGAAGTGCCGATCGTCCTGGTCACCAATAACAGCGTCAGCATCGATTACAAATCCTACGGCGTGATTCTGCGTATGACGCCGACGCTGCTGTCTGCCAATCGCATCAGCCTGCACATTGCGCCGGAAGTCAGCGAACTCACGGATGTGGGTTCCGTACAGCTGGAAGGCGGATCGCGCATTCCTGCCTTAACGGTACGTCGTGCGGATACCACGGTAGAGCTGGCTAGCGGACAGAGCTTTGCGCTGGCTGGGATGCTGCGTAGTGCGGGTAGCCAGACGATCAACGGCGTGCCGGGGCTCAGTAGCGTCCCGATGTTTGGTCGCCTGTTTGAAAGCGAAGCCACCAGCCAGGAAGAAACGGAACTGGTGATTATCGCGACCGCCTATGTGGTTGAGCCAGTTAATGCGGGCGATCTCCAGACGCCGGGGCAAGGCGTGAAAATGCTGGATGCCTCCATGCCGCGCTCTGCATCTGTCGGCTATCTCTACTAA
- a CDS encoding CpaD family pilus assembly protein has product MTTINNNQPPFRPLHLRVAMLTAVFLLAGCGWNKPINDVRMARFDQPGLQPIAVQPSSVSVPLLAAPNGRGFLPESLKQLNIMLKDQGRLSAQTLTLIPHSASGEQMAGRLATVLKNAGANPQNVKQMRRSTASGQNGDLEVISEALVVKTTRCTINDPNQLMVKPYEAIGSLGCATQNNLAMMVAEPRDLIQAKALDDADGVAAVNSIERYHSGEVKELIDINFEED; this is encoded by the coding sequence ATGACCACGATTAACAACAATCAGCCTCCGTTCCGCCCGCTGCACCTGCGCGTAGCGATGCTTACCGCCGTTTTTCTGCTTGCAGGATGCGGATGGAATAAGCCGATTAACGATGTACGTATGGCTCGTTTTGATCAACCGGGGCTTCAACCCATCGCCGTCCAGCCTTCATCGGTGTCCGTGCCGTTATTGGCCGCGCCAAACGGGCGCGGGTTTCTGCCTGAGTCTCTGAAGCAGCTCAATATTATGTTGAAGGATCAGGGGCGGTTATCGGCACAGACGCTGACGCTGATTCCGCACAGTGCGAGCGGTGAGCAGATGGCCGGGCGATTGGCGACCGTACTGAAAAATGCCGGCGCGAATCCACAGAACGTGAAACAGATGCGCCGCTCTACCGCGAGTGGTCAGAACGGCGATCTGGAAGTGATCTCCGAAGCGCTGGTGGTCAAAACCACCCGCTGCACGATCAATGACCCTAATCAACTGATGGTGAAGCCTTATGAAGCCATTGGTTCTCTCGGCTGTGCCACGCAAAACAATCTGGCGATGATGGTAGCTGAACCACGCGATCTGATTCAGGCGAAAGCGCTGGACGATGCGGATGGCGTCGCGGCGGTCAATAGCATCGAACGCTATCACTCAGGTGAAGTGAAAGAGCTCATCGACATTAACTTTGAAGAAGATTAA
- a CDS encoding AAA family ATPase, which translates to MSEITPNDGEELALPLVAFANDARDVADISDLFTRLKQPDVPVMSGGITAARQWCELNVPPRILLVDLETEHWPLPALEELLSVCGPTSQVIAIGKEQDVGLYRALLQAGVVDYLVKPFTLDLLAATLAKCEGQQAGPEYARMGRTIAVVGASGGSGASTVAMGLSRLLSGERHLPVALVDFDRRNGDQLLLQGQTDDAGLAAVLETQELDTRLLQRAMLRVDTRLHLLAQKPELGELSPVEVDNVLNLGGALCRMFNQVIWDLPSSYPTGALDVLTYADLRIIVTELTLQDARNVRRVLNEIGDESEGQRLLLVHNQSRFATAAPLSRDQFEQFTGRKIDVVLPNAGHALSQSLTLGALNLAAAPAFQQGLRQLVDLACGVRARPAEKRWFSRWLKRA; encoded by the coding sequence ATGAGTGAAATTACCCCTAACGATGGTGAAGAACTGGCGCTACCGCTGGTGGCGTTTGCCAATGATGCACGCGATGTGGCCGATATCAGCGATCTCTTCACCCGCCTGAAACAGCCCGATGTTCCGGTGATGTCCGGTGGTATTACTGCCGCTCGTCAATGGTGCGAACTGAACGTCCCGCCACGTATTTTACTGGTGGATCTGGAGACAGAGCACTGGCCGCTTCCCGCGCTGGAAGAGCTGCTGAGCGTCTGCGGCCCCACCAGCCAGGTGATTGCTATCGGCAAAGAGCAGGATGTCGGCTTATACCGCGCGCTGCTTCAGGCTGGCGTGGTGGACTATCTGGTGAAGCCGTTCACGCTGGATTTGCTGGCGGCAACGTTGGCGAAGTGTGAAGGCCAACAGGCTGGGCCGGAATATGCCCGCATGGGCAGGACGATTGCGGTTGTCGGCGCCAGCGGCGGCAGTGGAGCAAGTACCGTGGCGATGGGGCTAAGCCGCCTGCTGTCCGGCGAGCGTCATTTGCCCGTCGCGCTGGTGGATTTTGACCGCCGTAACGGCGACCAACTGCTGCTGCAAGGGCAAACCGATGACGCGGGGCTGGCTGCCGTGCTGGAGACGCAAGAACTGGATACCCGACTATTACAGCGCGCCATGCTGCGCGTGGATACCCGCCTGCACTTGCTGGCGCAGAAGCCAGAGTTGGGTGAGTTGAGTCCGGTTGAGGTGGATAACGTGCTGAACCTCGGTGGCGCGCTGTGTCGCATGTTCAATCAGGTGATCTGGGATCTGCCCAGCAGCTACCCGACTGGGGCGCTGGACGTGCTGACTTACGCGGATCTGCGCATTATTGTGACGGAGTTGACGCTTCAGGATGCCCGCAATGTACGGCGTGTGCTGAATGAGATCGGTGATGAAAGCGAAGGGCAACGCCTGTTGCTGGTGCATAACCAGAGCCGCTTTGCCACCGCCGCGCCGCTCAGTCGCGATCAGTTTGAACAGTTTACCGGCCGGAAGATTGATGTCGTGCTGCCGAATGCGGGTCACGCGCTGTCGCAGAGCCTGACGCTCGGCGCGCTGAATCTGGCTGCGGCGCCTGCTTTCCAGCAGGGCTTGCGCCAGTTGGTCGATTTGGCCTGCGGCGTGCGCGCCAGACCGGCGGAAAAACGCTGGTTCTCACGTTGGTTAAAACGCGCCTGA